From Thalassoglobus sp. JC818, the proteins below share one genomic window:
- a CDS encoding DUF1559 domain-containing protein, whose amino-acid sequence MSVNIKSRRGFTLIELLVVIAIIAILIALLLPAVQQAREAARRTSCKNNLKNICLALHNYHDQKGAFPFGFDERETLWSAMILPELEQANLYNTLVWQESGPGNWNANGSPNQSACGTVVSVFRCPSMAVPTNVDNQGIPGRVPTSYRAVSGSNAVSDDLSTVPSGHPVHALEEQTGLDGMFYGCSSTRIRDILDGTSSTFMIGESRTEPNFVKDNQGMDYWLFGAPQTGGWDCRPGDRGGTEYSEGLGSTYGKLNARVTDPSVHGVIMEMSFGSYHPGGAHFGMADGAVRFVSENIDQDLLRSLGTIRNGEVIGEF is encoded by the coding sequence ATGTCTGTAAACATTAAATCACGCCGAGGGTTCACGCTGATTGAACTTCTCGTCGTCATTGCAATCATTGCAATTCTGATTGCACTGCTACTCCCAGCAGTTCAACAGGCACGTGAGGCAGCCCGACGAACGTCCTGTAAGAACAACCTCAAAAACATCTGCCTCGCACTTCACAACTATCATGACCAAAAGGGTGCATTCCCCTTCGGTTTTGACGAGAGAGAAACACTCTGGTCGGCAATGATTCTTCCTGAACTGGAGCAAGCTAACCTGTACAACACTCTCGTTTGGCAGGAAAGCGGCCCCGGAAACTGGAACGCCAACGGATCGCCCAACCAATCGGCTTGTGGAACTGTCGTGTCCGTCTTTCGATGCCCAAGCATGGCTGTGCCCACAAACGTCGACAACCAGGGAATTCCCGGTCGAGTCCCAACAAGCTACCGAGCCGTATCAGGTTCGAACGCTGTTTCCGACGATCTCAGTACTGTTCCTTCCGGACATCCCGTCCATGCTCTCGAAGAACAGACAGGACTGGACGGAATGTTCTACGGCTGCAGCAGCACCCGTATTCGCGACATTCTGGACGGAACATCTTCCACGTTCATGATCGGTGAAAGCCGAACAGAGCCTAACTTTGTCAAAGACAACCAGGGAATGGACTACTGGCTGTTCGGTGCACCGCAAACGGGTGGCTGGGATTGTCGTCCTGGCGATCGTGGCGGCACGGAATACAGCGAAGGCCTCGGATCAACCTACGGGAAACTCAATGCCCGCGTCACGGATCCAAGTGTTCATGGGGTGATCATGGAAATGTCATTCGGAAGCTACCATCCAGGCGGAGCTCATTTTGGAATGGCTGACGGTGCTGTCCGATTCGTCTCTGAGAACATCGACCAGGATCTTCTTCGATCACTCGGAACGATCCGAAACGGTGAAGTCATCGGCGAATTCTAA